One window of the Babesia microti strain RI chromosome IV, complete genome genome contains the following:
- a CDS encoding O-sialoglycoprotein endopeptidase (overlaps_old_locusTagID:BBM_III08255), which produces MCPKYTIGIECSANKLAIGILDSKCRILSNVRRTFAAPAGEGFFPRCVARHHRQHIAQLIKLALNESCITLSQIGLICYTKGPGFGSCLYVGSVAAKVLHLLTSAPVVCVNHCVAHVEMGRFISQFSDPAVLYVSGGNTQVLVFDRNRRVYSVIGETLDIAAGNVIDRVARLLKLPNYPAPGLSIELLAQKATIKHKLLPLPIALKGMDCALNGIVSKLELLISRHPNMAIKRFETVQNEALKPLCDGNYTFVQDAKSRDFQDTCSVGTRSLTNDLEYVKLETQKDVDLNEFHAEDVCYSVQEILFAMLVEITERAMSFTNADSVLLVGGVGCNRRLQEMIGKMAECRGAKLCPMDERYCIDNGIMIGYTGLLEYQVTKKSAKLEEMTVSQRYRTDETIIHWR; this is translated from the exons ATGTGCCCAAAGTATACAATAGGCATCGAATGCAGTGCAAATAAGTTGGCAATTGGGATACTAGATTCAAAATGCCGTATCTTGTCCAATGTGCGACGGACTTTTGCTGCGCCTGCAGGAGAAGGATTCTTTCCCCGTTGTGTCGCTCGGCATCATCGCCAACACATAGCAcaattgatcaaattaGCACTCAACGAATCATGTATTACTTTATCGCAAATTGGATTGATTTGTTATACCAAGGGACCAGGTTTTGGTTCATGCCTGTATGTGGGCTCAGTGGCCGCGAAGGTTTTACACTTATTAACCTCAGCTCCAGTTGTCTGCGTCAACCATTGCGTGGCACATGTTGAAATGGGCAGATTTATCAGTCAATTCTCCGATCCTGCCGTCCTTTATGTATCGGGAGGCAATACTCAAGTGCTAGTATTTGACAGGAATCGCCGTGTCTACTCGGTTATAGGGGAGACGTTGGACATTGCCGCAGGTAATGTGATAGACCGCGTTGCCAGGCTGCTTAAATTACCAAATTACCCGGCACCTGGACTGTCCATTGAACTGCTGGCCCAAAAAGCCACAATTAAGCATAAGTTACTACCCTTGCCCATAGCGCTAAAAGGCATGGATTGCGCCCTGAATGGCATAGTTAGCAAACTAGAGCTTTTAATATCCAGGCATCCAAATATGGCGATTAAACGCTTTGAAACCGTGCAAAATGAAGCACTAAAACCACTATGCGATGGTAATTACACTTTCGTTCAGGATGCAAAAAGTAGGGACTTTCAAGATACATGTTCAGTAGGCACTAGGTCATTAACCAACGATTTGgaatatgttaaattagAAACCCAGAAAGACGTTGACCTAAACGAATTCCACGCTGAAGATGTCTGTTATTCTGTACaggaaattttatttgccATGCTCGTAGAAATTACTGAAAGGGCTATGTCGTTTACCAATGCAGATTCGGTATTGCTTGTGGGCGGCGTTGGCTGCAATAGAAGATTGCAGGAAATGATTG GCAAAATGGCTGAATGCCGTGGCGCGAAATTGTGTCCTATGGACGAACGCTACTGTATTGACAATGGCATTATGATCG GTTACACTGGGCTGCTAGAATATCAAGTAACCAAGAAATCCGCAAAATTAGAGGAAATGACGGTGTCTCAAAGGTACCGTACAGACGAAACGATAATACATTGGCGGTAA
- a CDS encoding conserved Plasmodium protein, unknown function (overlaps_old_locusTagID:BBM_III08275): MGRVTVPTLPASTVSKILGDIKYKALTRKSQVDKHNSQHSINRRSSKPAPHQVSKGQIVTSKTHPIAKHLLKLANSPSYRRNKNSTLLTSKKLVSDYCSLGRDLLKVYTHSLNSLPKGIHFAQLLLVSKHILKAASGVKSFDGGIVAEVPLPKVSKFDGPVVGRRILAIPCFNGHGKRVQHHFGTLVRTALSMRWDGVWLVGDGNPDFLDPLTIRISQASLYHMPFRYGSLGELFEFAKNNSFAVCTTTYDNITDDLHSSGHESHACYTSDRNSPNLASIPTTTMDSIHTECSRGNTGPKFTKGNAEYWPSRAWSELNSSSLVPLGDVRDIGKEAKGIILLVGQNKSYGRYQGYLSYCISITGAAQSKFPITIDPTTSTALVMYHLT, encoded by the exons ATGGGTAGAGTTACTGTACCCACCCTCCCTGCATCTACAGTCTCCAAGATTCTTGGCGACATAAAATACAAAGCGCTAACTAGAAAATCACAAGTAGATAAACACAACTCACAACATTCAATTAATAGAAGGTCTAGCAAACCAGCACCACACCAAGTATCAAAGGGACAAATTGTGACATCAAAAACACATCCCATCGCAAAACACCTACTCAAACTTGCAAATAGCCCCAGTTATAGAAgaaataaaaattccacTCTATTGACTTCTAAAAAGTTGGTTAGTGACTATTGTTCACTCGGAAGGGATCTACTCAAAGTCTATACTCACTCATTAAACAGCTTACCCAAGGGAATACATTTTGCCCAGCTATTATTAGTATCTAAACACATCCTTAAGGCA GCTTCTGGGGTTAAAAGCTTTGATGGAGGTATCGTGGCGGAAGTCCCATTACCAAAAGTATCGAAATTCGACGGCCCCGTCGTAGGTAGAAGGATTCTCGCAATACCATGTTTTAATGGTCACGGAAAGAGAGTACAACATCATTTTGGCACTCTAGTACGCACCGCACTTAGCATGAGATGGGACGGCGTGTGGCTAGTAGGTGATGGAAATCCTGATTTCTTAGATCCTCTGACCATTAGAATATCACAG GCCTCTCTATACCACATGCCCTTTAGGTATGGGTCACTTGGGGAATTGTTcgaatttgccaaaaataaCTCGTTCGCCGTATGTACCACAACATACGATAATATCACCGATGATCTACACAGCTCTGGCCATGAAAGCCATGCCTGCTACACGAGTGATAGAAATTCGCCAAATCTAGCTAGCATACCAACCACTACCATGGACAGCATCCATACAGAATGTTCTAGAGGCAATACAGGCCCCAAGTTTACCAAGGGAAATGCCGAGTACTGGCCCAGCAGGGCATGGTCAGAACTTAACAGCAGCAGTTTAGTGCCGCTGGGCGATGTAAGGGACATTGGTAAGGAAGCAAAGGGCATAATATTATTGGTCGGACAGAACAAAAGCTACGGCCGCTACCAAGGCTACCTGAGTTACTGCATTAGTATTACAGGCGCAGCACAGTCCAAGTTTCCAATTACTATTGATCCCACAACTAGCACTGCACTAGTTATGTACCATCTCACTTAG
- a CDS encoding cysteine-rich PDZ-binding protein, putative (CRIPT) (overlaps_old_locusTagID:BBM_III08242): MPCEKCESKMRSLVTPNVSRDGSKRQVGVNKLVEIRGNRNFNDVSKGVCKICKTQLRINGKYCPSAYREGKCNICGKKMIDLSGHNMSMV; the protein is encoded by the exons ATGCCGTGCGAAAAATGCGAAAGTAAGATGCGATCGTTAGTAACACCTAATGTATCGAGAGATG GAAGTAAAAGGCAGGTTGGAGTGAATAAATTGGTAGAGATTAGAGGTAATAGAAATTT CAACGACGTTTCTAAAGGAGTGTGCAAAATATGCAAAACCCAATTGAGAATAAATGGAAAATACTGTCCTTC TGCCTATAGGGAAGGGAAATGTAACATTTGCGGGAAGAAAATGATTGATTTAAGCGGGCATAATATGTCAATGGTATAA
- a CDS encoding 26S proteasome regulatory subunit N9 (overlaps_old_locusTagID:BBM_III08260), with protein sequence MNGSVEELLNRLSAINDRCYLLVDEIKNYMSNKLYHELTLALIELFTMSEISCNDRLLLFEMIVHPIKNDLNILKFSHILRLSSEHLEPLASLDQLSKYDNYLSTDTQASFMIKIAKSYHHTRNQSYDQSLKLLEEVKPEIESGFGLDITVISAYYKVSANLNKATHKYNSWYQDSLMYLNYTPLDSISPTERDELALDIAIASIAAPDNYNFGAVLIQPLINTCLKQHSTFGWVYAILMALNDGDFTQYDEIISKYKVQISHSELNHHKEQLQRKITLMAFLKLVFRKAKKQRIFTFEEISQNCRIPIDEVEYLLLKAMCNNVVKGKINQVEQIVSFTWVQPRIIDSTKLTVLLDGVNEWNQQLKALINKLKEITPELLVS encoded by the exons ATGAACGGGTCGGTGGAAGAACTATTAAATCGCTTATCGGCGATTAACGACAGGTGTTATCTGCTGGTGgatgaaataaaaaattacatgtCAAACAAACTTTACCATGAGTTAACCCTAGCACTCATCGAGTTGTTTACCATGTCTGAAATATCTTGCAATGACAGACTTCTTTTATTTGAAATGATAGTGCATCCTATCAAAAATGATCTGAACATTTTGAAGTTCTCACATATTTTACGCCTGTCCTCTGAACATCTAGAGCCTTTAGCGTCACTAGATCAATTGTCTAAATATGACAATTACTTATCAACAGACACTCAAGCCAGTTTTatgattaaaattgcaaag TCATACCACCATACTCGGAATCAATCCTACGACCAAAGTTTGAAGCTTTTGGAGGAAGTAAAACCTGAGATAGAATCCGGATTTGGCTTGGACATAACGGTAATCTCAGCCTATTACAAAGTGTCAGCGAATCTAAATAAG GCAACGCACAAATACAATTCATGGTACCAGGACTCACTCATGTACCTAAACTACACTCCTCTGGATAGTATCAGTCCAACTGAACGTGATGAATTGGCACTGGATATAGCAATTGCCTCGATTGCAGCGCCAGATAACTACAATTTTGGTGCTGTTCTAATTCAGCCACTAATCAACACGTGTTTGAAACAGCACTCCACATTTGGCTGGGTATACGCAATTTTAATGGCTCTTAATGATGGCGACTTCACACAATACGATGagataatttcaaaatataaaGTCCAAATCAGCCATTCC GAATTAAATCATCACAAAGAGCAACTCCAAAGAAAAATTACACTTATGGCATTCCTGAAACTCGTGTTTAGAAAGGCTAAGAAACAACGCATATTTACATTCGAAGAAATATCCCAGAATTGTCGGATTCCAATAGATGAG GTGGAATACTTGCTTCTAAAAGCTATGTGCAACAATGTGGTTAAGGGTAAAATTAACCAGGTTGAGCAGATCGTCAGTTTTACGTGGGTTCAACCTAGGATAATCGACTCAACAAA ATTGACAGTTCTCCTAGATGGGGTTAACGAGTGGAATCAACAACTAAAAGCGCTCATAAACAAGCTCAAAGAAATTACTCCAGAGTTACTAGTGTCGTGA
- a CDS encoding hypothetical protein (overlaps_old_locusTagID:BBM_III08250): MGANKSDRNRGPLLSSPPSYNDVEIPKKRSYNFLQRNHTTKHHEQPNFVYLQAEFLRLTVDLVHKFNFNDELKEYLYLLDRGETIRLTDISNPNIRKKMRHLLRALYVEEKNGYYTKPSDCDISLRHLLDEFGEYIEDKCRNLPKPKERNKYTVKDTKNDQTVPESTLNGGNDDPIITATTGAADDEGTDIKTSLKSLRELHEEGFYVDYKEMQKEFIKKHKAIDLWGLSAEEQLLAMNDQAQHAHAIYGEDEGYVIGSAVKSILGDTIRQVNNKEYKELIGRGNELRQNFS; the protein is encoded by the coding sequence ATGGGTGCCAATAAAAGTGATAGGAATAGAGGACCATTATTGTCCTCACCACCGTCCTATAATGACGTCGAAATCCCCAAAAAACGATCGTACAACTTCTTACAACGCAACCACACCACTAAACATCACGAACAACCAAATTTTGTCTACCTTCAAGCTGAATTTCTGCGTCTAACTGTTGATTTAGTACACAAATTCAACTTCAATGATGAACTCAAAGAATATCTCTATTTGCTGGATAGGGGAGAAACTATACGCTTGACGGATATTAGCAATCCAAACATTCGTAAAAAGATGCGGCACTTATTGCGTGCTTTGTATGTAGAAGAAAAGAACGGATACTATACAAAACCTTCCGATTGCGACATATCCTTGAGACACTTGTTGGACGAGTTTGGAGAGTACATTGAGGATAAATGTAGAAACTTGCCTAAGCCCAAGGAACGGAATAAATACACTGTGAAAGACACTAAAAATGACCAGACTGTGCCAGAGAGTACTCTGAATGGCGGAAACGATGATCCTATTATTACGGCCACAACTGGCGCGGCGGACGACGAAGGGACAGACATTAAAACTTCCCTAAAGAGCCTGAGAGAATTACACGAAGAGGGATTCTATGTTGATTATAAGGAGATGCAAAAGGAGTTTATCAAGAAACACAAAGCAATTGATCTTTGGGGATTGTCAGCTGAGGAACAACTTTTGGCCATGAACGACCAGGCACAACATGCTCATGCCATTTATGGCGAAGATGAAGGCTATGTTATTGGCAGTGCAGTTAAGAGCATCCTAGGGGACACAATTAGGCAGGTGAATAACAAGGAATACAAGGAGTTGATTGGGCGGGGAAATGAGCTTAGACAGAATTTTTcttga
- a CDS encoding hypothetical protein (overlaps_old_locusTagID:BBM_III08265;~overlaps_old_locusTagID:BBM_III08270), with the protein MVEKRRGKATNASSHTSEKLTPNLLTQLEYSQRTVYVEKSVSNACEVRSESDCISLCNISSLGHADSTCESCSIPSEYTDYLLYVKERANIIRTSIHGSDARHRQHKKTRQIEVHESDGGDGSSVDSTGGLVNMRQNVTHLNMCDNPGDMWHGLKTSDGKPVVLHPLKSKHGNRHKQSAFANSGGKKWPSLVKMLQAIRHKNNTVTHDNSGTRNGVNAGDKGGTSTNGPINYSGGFLNINRYIKRTNVGNNTGGGVKKVCGLGKFTKRSGDVGKYDFPMPQHIPKHALKQTMAYGTANTTSNNATGSSTTSGSTANMGNVSRMGHVMGKVGLHKDKSRTGKTEAEAVEKIDMRFKPPKLKVGGRPKQLSKQRAATVTNSIVASSSRAHRKKKRNVSRKDLDTNAAI; encoded by the coding sequence ATGGTTGAAAAACGTCGCGGAAAGGCCACAAACGCTTCCTCTCATACATCAGAGAAGCTCACACCCAACCTTCTCACACAGTTGGAGTACAGCCAGCGCACAGTGTATGTGGAAAAATCCGTTTCTAATGCTTGTGAGGTCCGCAGCGAGTCTGACTGTATCAGTCTTTGTAACATTTCGAGCCTTGGACATGCTGATAGCACGTGTGAAAGCTGCTCAATACCAAGCGAGTACACCGACTACCTGCTGTACGTTAAGGAACGGGCCAATATCATCCGTACCAGCATTCACGGCAGTGATGCTAGGCATAGACAACATAAAAAAACTAGGCAAATTGAGGTGCACGAATCCGATGGCGGCGACGGGTCCAGCGTCGATAGCACTGGGGGACTGGTCAACATGAGGCAGAATGTAAcccatttaaatatgtgCGACAACCCTGGCGATATGTGGCACGGGTTAAAGACATCAGATGGCAAGCCAGTTGTGTTGCATCCGCTCAAAAGCAAACACGGAAATCGTCACAAACAGTCGGCATTTGCCAACAGTGGTGGCAAAAAGTGGCCTTCTTTGGTCAAAATGTTGCAGGCAATTAGACACAAAAACAACACAGTCACACACGACAATAGTGGGACCCGTAACGGTGTAAATGCTGGTGATAAAGGCGGAACCAGCACAAATGGGCCTATAAACTATTCTGGCGGTTTCCTCAATATCAATAGGTACATCAAACGCACCAACGTTGGCAACAACACTGGTGGAGGCGTTAAAAAAGTGTGTGGACTTGGCAAGTTTACGAAAAGGAGTGGCGATGTTGGTAAATACGATTTTCCAATGCCCCAACACATTCCAAAACACGCACTAAAGCAAACCATGGCATACGGTACCGCAAATACCACCTCCAATAATGCCACTGGCTCTAGTACCACTTCAGGTTCCACTGCTAATATGGGAAATGTGTCTAGGATGGGACACGTAATGGGCAAAGTGGGTTTACATAAGGATAAGAGCAGAACTGGTAAGACAGAAGCAGAAGCGGTTGAAAAGATCGACATGCGTTTCAAACCCCCCAAATTAAAAGTTGGGGGACGGCCCAAACAATTGTCTAAACAACGAGCTGCAACTGTAACCAATTCTATTGTTGCTAGTAGCTCTAGGGCACACCGAAAGAAAAAACGCAACGTATCGCGCAAAGATTTAGATACTAATGCCGCGATTTGA
- a CDS encoding Protein kinase domain (overlaps_old_locusTagID:BBM_III08240), with the protein MDRKDCESLPKKSSLCDIRDGPYNFTDNTLNTVGSLTSTKCISLETRNEDLEKSKCGSADSSTPILCNSLGGIKVFHVSSSIFANLNILKPLGKGSFAKVWLVQDSKTGQQLAAKLLQPQAFPNPGVVAKLFAKEIANLAASQCLGVVKFHRLIVGKEGILLLQEYATAGNLWQHKVPDVFGVFIQIVQALLHLRDVQVVHRDLKPTNIFMCSNGRLVIGDFGWSEMLQNMRDVNTRGYVNNDNLRYYNEVIHIMEKYLNVKVDTLKESDNENKGQEWPGTFEINPPEVLLNCGPFNEKIDNYALGMVFLMLLTGRFICRPKNKEVNAIVKGLMSTLKTLRTPNPHRSFKVSKASWNLFLGLTDPDTNSRFALEDVLHHPWTRNKFSYFCPNKWTIWHPKVRFAWINAVPPLPMNVPINKLNDVDTAVDDFNETARVDSARSITSSAMVDSSRTIGASTTIDCARGILNKSIRTSAMYGAGSDVTLERKCVSDYKSLRVLSDSSSGFDGDVHRSKNRVVDSTKLVELESRIATISANKLTNDDVKLVNRHVCLTSRISTHILQDDKCQHISTYRTPSVHSLQSQQSLNQPVMPLKQALNPKPLNIKENMPNFVPF; encoded by the coding sequence ATGGATAGAAAGGATTGTGAATCTTTGCCAAAGAAAAGTTCACTTTGTGACATTAGAGACGGTCCCTACAATTTCACTGACAATACATTAAATACCGTAGGTAGCTTAACATCGACCAAGTGTATATCACTAGAAACTCGTAACGAAGATTTAGAAAAATCAAAATGTGGTAGTGCAGACTCCTCAACTCCTATTTTATGCAATTCGCTTGGCGGCATCAAAGTATTTCACGTTTCTTCTAGTATCTTTGCcaatttaaacattttgAAGCCGCTAGGAAAAGGCTCCTTTGCAAAAGTTTGGCTTGTACAAGACTCAAAAACTGGGCAACAATTAGCAGCGAAATTGCTTCAACCTCAAGCTTTCCCAAATCCTGGAGTTGttgcaaaattatttgcaaaagaAATAGCAAATTTGGCTGCAAGCCAATGTCTGGGCGTTGTAAAATTTCATCGTCTGATTGTAGGTAAAGAGGGTATACTTTTATTGCAAGAATATGCAACTGCAGGAAATTTATGGCAACATAAAGTTCCAGATGTATTTGGAGTATTTATTCAGATTGTACAAGCATTATTGCATTTGAGAGATGTACAGGTCGTGCATAGAGATTTGAAAcctacaaatatatttatgtgtAGCAATGGAAGATTGGTTATAGGAGATTTCGGTTGGTCTGAAATGCTACAAAATATGAGAGATGTGAATACGCGTGGTTatgttaataatgataatctGAGATATTACAATGAGGTGATTCATATTAtggaaaaatatttgaatgtaAAAGTCGACACTTTGAAAGAATctgataatgaaaataaagGTCAGGAATGGCCTGGCACATTCGAAATAAATCCACCTGAAGTATTGCTGAATTGTGGCCCTTtcaatgaaaaaattgataactATGCATTGGGAatggtatttttaatgttattaaCAGGCAGATTTATTTGTAGGCCTAAGAATAAAGAGGTTAATGCAATTGTTAAAGGTTTGATGAGCACTTTGAAAACTTTAAGGACTCCCAATCCACATAGGAGTTTTAAAGTCTCAAAAGCTTCCTGGAACCTTTTCCTCGGATTAACTGATCCAGACACTAATTCCAGATTCGCACTTGAGGATGTCCTTCATCATCCCTGGACTagaaacaaattttcatatttcTGTCCCAACAAATGGACCATTTGGCATCCTAAAGTCAGATTTGCGTGGATAAATGCAGTTCCCCCTTTACCAATGAATGTACCTATCAATAAACTTAACGACGTTGATACTGCAGTTGATGATTTTAATGAAACTGCTAGAGTTGATTCTGCCAGATCCATAACATCATCTGCAATGGTTGATTCGTCGAGAACGATTGGTGCTTCTACAACAATAGATTGTGCTAGGGGCATATtgaataaatcaattaGGACATCCGCCATGTATGGCGCAGGGAGTGATGTAACTTTAGAGAGGAAATGTGTTTCTGATTATAAGAGTTTACGGGTTTTATCAGATTCATCTTCTGGTTTTGATGGTGATGTACATCGCAGTAAGAATAGAGTTGTGGATTCAACAAAACTTGTTGAACTTGAATCACGTATTGCGACAATATCTGccaataaattaacaaatgatGATGTAAAATTGGTTAATAGGCACGTGTGCCTGACGAGTCGTATATCCACACACATTTTACAAGATGACAAGTGTCAACATATATCTACATATCGGACACCATCTGTACATTCATTACAATCTCAACAATCATTGAATCAACCAGTAATGCCTTTAAAACAAGCACTCAACCCCAAACCCTTGAATATTAAGGAGAATATGCCAAATTTCGTCCCTTTCTGA
- a CDS encoding hypothetical protein (overlaps_old_locusTagID:BBM_III08265) → MDNYNKGSNEKIQKYPKNKEIYMRVKMPTYKVVMGVASPWLVTLKVTECGPYRTKPFRSSNSPVPCTFRFGWVHSNL, encoded by the exons ATGGATAACTACAACAAGGGCAGCAACGAAAAAATCCAGAAATATCCTAAAAACAAAGAAATTTACAT GCGGGTTAAAATGCCCACGTACAAAGTCGTTATGGGGGTTGCGTCCCCATGGTTAGTCACCCTTAAGGTGACTGAATGCGGCCCCTATCGCACAAAACCATTCCGTTCATCCAATAGTCCTGTTCCATGTACATTTCGTTTTGGATGGGTTCATTCCAATTTGTAA
- a CDS encoding Dynamin family (overlaps_old_locusTagID:BBM_III08245) — translation MSGDNTLYSNVRCFIDLIDDLRDIGLQQYINLPRICVVGTQSSGKSSVLESIVGIDFLPRGEGIVTRRPIEFRLVHLVGDGDTKAYAVFDNDGQKFYDFNKVRDHIVKLTNKDAGENCGIIDSPIILSIHSPNCPDLSLIDLPGITRVPIKNSDQTDDIEKLTRDMAMKYASDHRTLILAVLAANVDMSTSDALQLARRADPQGLRTLGVITKIDLMDRGVDASHMILNDDVPLRLGYTGVKNRSQKDINEGVSISQALENEKEFFDNHSVYKNLNPSLFGIPSLINKLTDVLFLHIKHLIPDIHNELIAKTKIVSEKLAAIGDNVPQTEAEQVQMLWALIADYCNIFASTIKGKYTARLQTMFEAEIAVGSQIRGIFNELLEEYVGKPITSGMSNHDIDQAIRLHEGDSLPGFPSLDTFEFLILPYLKKIVPDVFSCLDKINSTLITLSNNISNRVFNRFPALGSEVLNVSLEIFKREYDVTSRILNDFITSETTYLFTNDSKYLLDNFRIMCNDISDKEDNSSNVKEPQQRTITDKASQMVHAAQQKISKAWDSMEKTRYSATFIKEIRRRLDCYFEIVLRNVRDSVPKIIGKFLVRKILENMQFEIYSTLNKQPQLGLLLGEPPHIHKERMALKNQLEIMKRSICIIQRDGNFNNANNLEPSITFEVSTLLKTMHFKNKTGHSRHENVNSKHDSNRENARNEVRDSKINESNTDSGYKFDKCHTNPYYSSRFDRKEYMKQGFHSSRNPIVGNPLFDH, via the exons ATGAGTGGTGATAATACCTTGTATAGTAACGTGCGTTGCTTCATCGATCTTATTGATGATCTCCGTGATATTGGATTGCAgcaatatatcaatttgcCGCGAATATGTGTGGTAGGTACCCAAAGCAGTGGCAAAAGTAGTGTGCTGGAGAGCATAGTTGGGATTGATTTTTTGCCAAGGGGGGAGGGGATAGTAACGAGAAGGCCAATTGAGTTCAGGTTGGTACATTTGGTAGGCGATGGCGATACAAAGGCCTACGCCGTATTTGACAATGACGGTCAGAAGTTCTACGACTTCAATAAGGTCAGAGATCATATAGTCAAACTCACGAACAAAGATGCTGGTGAAAATTGCGGGATAATTGACTCTCCCATCATTCTTTCTATTCACTCTCCCAATTGTCCAGACCTTTCCCTAATTGATCTACCTGGCATTACCAGAGTACCCATTAAGAACAGCGACCAAACTGACGATATTGAAAAGCTTACTAGAGACATGGCAATGAAATATGCATCCGATCATCGAACCCTGATCCTAGCGGTTTTGGCTGCCAACGTTGACATGTCCACCAGCGATGCTTTGCAGCTAGCGCGAAGGGCCGATCCTCAAGGCCTTAGAACCTTAGGAGTCATCACCAAAATTGACCTAATGGATCGTGGAGTAGATGCTTCGCATATGATACTAAATGATGATGTACCACTAAGATTGGGATATACTGGAGTTAAAAATAGATCTCAAAAGGATATTAACGAGGGGGTCAGTATCTCTCAGGCATTGGAG AATGAGAAAGAGTTTTTTGATAATCATTCTGTATACAAGAACCTAAACCCCTCATTATTCGGAATACCCTCGCTCATTAATAAGCTAACGGATGTactatttttacacatCAAGCACTTGATCCCAGATATCCACAACgaattaat TGCTAAAACTAAGATTGTATCTGAGAAATTGGCTGCAATCGGAGATAATGTGCCACAAACTGAGGCTGAACAAGTGCAAATGTTGTGGGCACTAATTGCCGATTATTGTAACATATTCGCTAGTACAATCAAGGGCAAATATACCGCAAGATTGCAAACTATGTTTGAGGCGGAGATTGCAGTCGGCAGCCAAATTAGGGGTATTTTTAACGAGTTGCTAGAAGAATACGTGGGTAAACCTATTACTTCTGGTATGTCAAATCACGATATTGACCAGGCGATACGGTTGCACGAGGGAGATAGTTTACCTGGCTTCCCTTCACTAGACACTTTCGAATTCCTAATACTCCCTTATTTGAAAAAGATCGTCCCCGATGTATTTTCCTGTCTCGACAAAATTAATTCGACTCTTATAACCCTGTCAAACAATATTTCTAATAGAGTTTTTAACAGATTTCCTGCCCTTGGCTCTGAGGTTTTGAACGTATCTCTGGAGATATTTAAGCGCGAATACGACGTAACCAGTAGAAtattgaatgattttatcACTTCTGAGACTACATATTTGTTTACAAATGACTCTAAATATCTGTTGGATAATTTCCGTATCATGTGCAACGATATTTCGGATAAGGAAGATAATTCGAGTAACGTCAAAGAACCGCAACAAAGAACTATTACAGATAAAGCTTCTCAAATGGTTCACGCTGCACAACAGAAAATCAGCAAGGCTTGGGATTCCATGGAAAAGACCAGATACAGCGCTACATTTATCAAGGAAATCCGTCGTAGGCTAGATTGTTATTTCGAAATTGTGTTACGTAATGTAAGAGACTCAGTTCCCAAGATAATTGGAAAGTTTCTAGTCAGAAAAATACTTGAAAATAtgcaatttgaaatatattctACGCTCAACAAACAGCCCCAGCTTGGATTGTTGTTAGGAGAG CCACCGCACATTCACAAGGAGAGAATGGCACTTAAGAATCAACTAGAGATTATGAAACGGTCCATTTGTATAATCCAAAGGGATGGTAATTTTAATAACGCTAACAATCTGGAACCATCGATCACTTTTGAAGTGAGCACCCTACTAAAGACCATgcattttaaaaataaaacaGGTCACTCCAGGCATGAAAATGTGAATTCTAAACACGACAGTAATAGGGAAAATGCTAGAAATGAGGTTAGGGATAGCAAGATAAATGAATCTAATACTGATAGTGGGTATAAATTCG ATAAATGTCACACCAATCCCTATTACTCCAGCAGGTTTGATCGCAAGGAATACATGAAGCAAGGCTTTCACAGTTCTAGAAATCCGATTGTGGGAAATCCCCTTTTTGACCACTAA